In bacterium, the following proteins share a genomic window:
- the gnd gene encoding decarboxylating 6-phosphogluconate dehydrogenase, with product MKVGFVGFGRMGGNMVTRLLQRGHTISVFARRAEVRAEVKAHGATPAASIAELVGQLQPPRIVWMMVPSGDPVEQTIAELTPLLQKGDVIVDGGNSNYRDSIRRAAAAKAKGLQYIDAGTSGGIWGLEVGYCMMVGGDPEPVKMLEPVFRDLAPEDGYLHAGPSGAGHYVKMIHNGIEYGMLQSYAEGFAILHAAPFRLDLRKISTLWNHGSVVRSWLLELAERAFTGDPNMETIRGYVEDSGEGRWTVQEAIDRNVPAPVITLSLLQRLRSREDEDFGDKVIAALRKQFGGHATKPK from the coding sequence GTGAAGGTCGGGTTCGTCGGTTTCGGACGAATGGGCGGCAACATGGTCACCCGCCTCTTGCAGCGCGGGCACACGATCTCGGTGTTTGCGCGCCGGGCCGAGGTCCGGGCCGAGGTGAAGGCCCACGGCGCGACCCCGGCCGCCTCGATCGCCGAACTGGTCGGCCAGCTACAGCCGCCGCGCATCGTGTGGATGATGGTTCCGTCGGGCGATCCGGTGGAACAGACGATCGCGGAGCTGACGCCGCTGCTTCAGAAGGGTGACGTCATCGTGGACGGCGGCAACTCCAACTACCGCGACTCGATCCGGCGCGCGGCGGCCGCCAAGGCGAAGGGACTCCAGTACATCGACGCCGGCACGAGCGGCGGCATCTGGGGCCTGGAGGTCGGCTACTGCATGATGGTCGGCGGTGATCCGGAACCGGTTAAGATGCTCGAGCCGGTGTTCCGCGACCTCGCGCCCGAGGACGGCTACCTGCACGCGGGCCCGAGCGGCGCCGGCCACTACGTGAAGATGATCCACAACGGCATCGAGTACGGGATGCTGCAGTCCTACGCCGAGGGCTTCGCGATCCTCCACGCCGCGCCGTTCCGGCTGGACCTCCGCAAGATCAGCACGCTGTGGAACCACGGCAGCGTCGTGCGATCCTGGCTGCTCGAGCTGGCCGAGCGGGCGTTTACGGGCGACCCCAACATGGAGACGATCCGCGGGTACGTCGAGGACTCCGGGGAAGGCCGCTGGACGGTGCAGGAAGCGATCGACCGCAACGTCCCGGCGCCGGTGATCACGCTCTCGCTGCTGCAGCGGCTGCGCTCCCGCGAGGACGAGGACTTCGGCGACAAGGTGATCGCGGCGCTGCGGAAGCAGTTCGGCGGCCACGCGACCAAGCCGAAGTAG